The following coding sequences are from one Prochlorococcus sp. MIT 1314 window:
- a CDS encoding photosystem I reaction center subunit IV, translating into MAISRGDLVRVKRPESYWYNEIGKVASVDESGIKYNCVVRFEKVNYNGISGTEGGMNTNNFAESELEKA; encoded by the coding sequence ATGGCAATTTCAAGAGGAGATCTCGTAAGAGTAAAAAGACCAGAATCATATTGGTACAATGAAATAGGTAAAGTTGCTTCTGTTGATGAATCAGGTATCAAATATAACTGTGTCGTTAGATTTGAAAAAGTTAATTACAATGGCATAAGCGGTACTGAAGGTGGAATGAATACAAATAATTTTGCTGAAAGTGAATTAGAAAAAGCTTAA
- a CDS encoding LysM domain-containing protein: MKLLFLIIAILINFFNQSLIKSEEKTNPENNIIENIAKKESISKDITKIKKIHIVKIGDTISSISKFYSINKDLIIKLNNLKNENYIYVGQNLIIFESPENTTEESDLINNYHIVQIGENLTEISNKYRLNLGYLIEINNLKNPDSLTVGEKLLLRKKDPISSENYQIIKNKNNNELLDLDKQIYGPIIIQNKSYDKIKRRKVLNVLNKEKKKLIISINCDKNELDVRIPGRKWRGGKPAKEEFEKNLINDFC; this comes from the coding sequence ATGAAATTATTATTTTTAATAATTGCAATACTTATTAATTTTTTTAATCAATCATTGATTAAATCAGAAGAAAAGACTAATCCAGAAAATAATATAATTGAAAATATTGCTAAAAAAGAATCAATTTCTAAAGACATAACTAAAATAAAAAAAATTCATATCGTAAAAATTGGAGATACAATTTCAAGTATTTCAAAATTCTATTCAATAAATAAAGATTTAATTATTAAATTGAATAATTTAAAAAATGAAAATTATATCTATGTTGGCCAGAATCTTATTATCTTCGAATCTCCTGAAAATACCACAGAAGAATCTGATTTAATAAATAATTATCATATTGTTCAAATAGGTGAAAATCTTACAGAAATATCAAACAAATATAGGTTGAATTTAGGATATTTAATAGAGATTAATAATCTCAAGAATCCAGATTCTTTAACAGTTGGGGAAAAGCTCTTATTACGCAAAAAGGATCCAATTAGTTCAGAAAACTATCAAATAATTAAAAATAAAAATAATAATGAATTACTTGATTTAGATAAACAAATTTATGGCCCAATAATTATTCAAAATAAATCTTATGACAAAATTAAAAGGAGAAAAGTTTTAAATGTACTAAATAAAGAAAAGAAAAAACTTATTATTTCAATAAACTGCGATAAAAATGAATTAGATGTAAGAATACCAGGCAGAAAATGGAGGGGAGGTAAGCCTGCTAAAGAAGAGTTCGAAAAAAACTTAATAAATGATTTTTGTTAG
- a CDS encoding aldehyde dehydrogenase family protein, producing MKVSDKFHLENIYKLKNTVLTGKTGDIKWRIKQINIVSKLLDENKKEIIKSLFIDLGKSEIEGFSEILLVKEEISLIKKRLNSWMRPRKIDTPFYLFPSSSKVIYEPLGCVLILGPYNYPLLYVLKPLVNIFSAGNTAVIKPSEKCPSTSKLIKNLTSKYFQKDILLTVEGDYKQSIKLIEQNFDHIFFTGSTETGKSIMKLASKNLTPLTLELSGTNPVIILKNANLEVAAKRIVWGKFFNSGQSCMAPNHIFVEKEIKNNFIEKLKQCIESFYGEDPISSENLSKLEKKQFSSTLEILKRYKKEKRILYGGSFSKKKLKISPTILKTKLDETDILQKELFSSLLPVIGINDKESALKQINQTSKPLAIYLFGGNKKIHNQISRITSSGTICINDVMLPVLIPNLPFGGVGQSGIGKFHGEEGFRNFSNQKSITFKGFLFDLNLRYPPYERIKKFLKFIFNI from the coding sequence ATGAAAGTTTCTGATAAATTTCATTTAGAAAATATCTACAAATTAAAAAATACAGTTCTAACAGGTAAAACGGGAGATATAAAATGGCGGATCAAGCAGATCAATATAGTTTCTAAACTTTTAGATGAAAACAAAAAAGAGATAATAAAATCCCTTTTTATTGATCTAGGAAAATCTGAAATCGAAGGATTTTCAGAAATCCTTTTAGTCAAAGAAGAAATTTCACTAATAAAAAAGAGACTTAATTCTTGGATGCGTCCCAGAAAAATTGATACACCTTTCTATCTATTTCCATCATCCTCAAAAGTTATTTATGAACCTCTTGGGTGTGTATTAATTCTTGGTCCATATAATTATCCATTACTGTACGTTTTAAAACCATTGGTAAATATTTTCTCAGCGGGGAATACTGCAGTTATAAAACCTTCAGAGAAATGCCCTTCGACTTCAAAACTTATTAAAAACCTTACTTCCAAATATTTCCAAAAAGATATCCTCCTTACAGTAGAAGGTGATTATAAACAATCCATAAAATTAATTGAACAAAATTTTGACCATATTTTTTTCACAGGAAGTACCGAAACAGGTAAATCTATTATGAAATTGGCTTCAAAAAACCTAACTCCATTAACTCTTGAACTAAGCGGAACAAATCCTGTAATTATTTTAAAGAATGCAAATTTAGAAGTTGCTGCGAAAAGAATTGTTTGGGGCAAATTTTTTAATTCTGGTCAATCCTGCATGGCTCCAAATCATATCTTTGTAGAGAAAGAAATTAAAAATAATTTCATAGAAAAATTAAAGCAATGCATAGAAAGTTTTTACGGAGAAGATCCAATTAGTTCAGAAAACTTATCTAAATTAGAAAAAAAGCAATTTTCATCGACTTTAGAGATTCTCAAACGATATAAAAAAGAAAAAAGAATTTTATATGGAGGAAGTTTTAGTAAGAAAAAGTTAAAAATATCTCCTACAATTCTTAAAACAAAATTAGATGAAACGGATATTTTGCAAAAAGAACTATTCAGCTCCTTACTTCCAGTAATTGGGATCAATGATAAAGAATCTGCTTTAAAACAGATTAATCAAACATCAAAACCATTAGCAATCTACTTATTTGGAGGCAATAAAAAAATCCATAATCAAATTTCAAGAATAACCAGCTCAGGAACTATTTGTATCAATGATGTTATGTTACCTGTCCTTATTCCTAATTTACCTTTTGGAGGTGTTGGCCAGAGTGGTATTGGTAAATTTCATGGAGAGGAAGGTTTTCGAAATTTTTCAAATCAAAAATCTATTACTTTCAAAGGTTTTTTATTTGATTTAAATCTGAGATATCCTCCTTACGAAAGAATAAAGAAATTTTTAAAGTTTATTTTTAACATTTAA
- a CDS encoding GNAT family N-acetyltransferase — protein sequence MKEKFSIRLISKNEITEITNWARLEGFSPGIDDVSIYRNTDKQGVWVGCLDNKPIGSIACIKYNSSYGFIGLFIVKKEFRNNGYGVRLWKHALNYLRNVDCIGLEAAPDRLNDYQNWGFRKSSITNRWKLNGFQDLPSSNFYKDKFHSFKVVPGNKISSDAVLIYDDQREPSPRPHFLNDWLKNSHGNVSAIVDNNGMCHGFGRIRPCVLEDNKQGWRIGPLLADTPPLAELLIRELVGHLDSQILLDCSNLNPYANYLLSSLGFEGISKTYRMYKGIQPPCPMNQVYGLACLELG from the coding sequence ATGAAAGAAAAGTTTTCAATTAGATTGATATCTAAAAATGAAATAACAGAAATTACAAATTGGGCAAGGTTAGAAGGATTTTCTCCTGGAATTGATGATGTATCAATTTATAGAAATACAGATAAACAAGGAGTATGGGTTGGTTGCCTCGACAATAAACCTATAGGTTCAATTGCATGTATTAAATATAATTCCTCATATGGTTTTATAGGTTTGTTTATCGTAAAAAAAGAATTCCGAAATAATGGGTATGGAGTGAGATTATGGAAACATGCACTCAATTATTTAAGAAATGTTGATTGTATTGGTTTAGAGGCTGCTCCAGATAGATTGAATGATTACCAAAACTGGGGTTTTAGAAAATCTTCAATTACAAATCGATGGAAATTAAATGGTTTTCAAGACTTACCATCGAGTAATTTCTATAAAGATAAATTCCATTCTTTTAAAGTTGTACCTGGTAATAAGATTTCCTCTGATGCAGTCTTAATTTACGATGATCAGAGAGAACCTAGTCCCCGTCCTCATTTTCTAAATGACTGGTTGAAAAATTCTCATGGTAATGTTAGTGCGATTGTCGATAATAATGGGATGTGCCATGGATTCGGCAGGATACGACCTTGTGTATTGGAGGATAATAAGCAAGGCTGGAGAATCGGCCCTCTTCTGGCTGATACTCCCCCACTCGCTGAACTTCTAATCAGGGAATTAGTTGGTCATTTGGATTCTCAAATCCTATTAGATTGCTCTAATCTTAACCCTTATGCAAACTATCTTTTATCAAGTTTGGGATTTGAGGGAATATCAAAAACTTATAGAATGTATAAGGGTATTCAACCTCCTTGCCCAATGAATCAAGTATACGGACTTGCTTGCTTGGAACTGGGATAA
- a CDS encoding DUF3104 domain-containing protein, translating to MISATSEFLFVRPGDYVVIKNEENCEDTKEKKNNYWVGQVINCIGGARNPNSWTLFQVANIDNGAITIINADIVKKILKTSES from the coding sequence GTGATCTCAGCAACTTCTGAGTTTCTTTTTGTTAGACCTGGCGATTATGTAGTAATTAAAAATGAAGAGAATTGCGAGGATACTAAAGAGAAGAAGAATAATTATTGGGTCGGTCAAGTTATTAACTGTATTGGAGGAGCTAGAAATCCAAATTCATGGACCTTATTTCAAGTAGCTAATATTGATAATGGAGCAATAACGATAATTAACGCCGATATTGTAAAAAAGATTTTGAAAACTTCTGAAAGTTAA
- a CDS encoding NADH-quinone oxidoreductase, with amino-acid sequence MGNFINTSILIPLIPLATSLFVFVLLASFNRTINRLTKPVTALIALSLLSPAFISSFYYFQKIEEEFLLSKFLKYFEETNLVLHLNLVNEKIIIFFSLIMTLVIGFSFYKLPRRKGYVSLMIGLGLISSSIMLSILLLDFSALT; translated from the coding sequence GTGGGGAATTTTATAAATACATCAATTCTTATACCTTTGATACCTCTTGCTACGTCTTTATTTGTTTTTGTTTTATTGGCCAGTTTTAACAGGACAATTAATAGATTAACAAAACCAGTTACTGCACTTATTGCATTATCTTTATTAAGTCCTGCTTTTATAAGTTCCTTTTATTATTTTCAGAAAATTGAAGAGGAATTTCTTTTATCGAAATTTTTAAAATATTTTGAAGAAACAAATTTAGTTTTGCACCTCAATTTAGTAAATGAAAAAATCATAATTTTTTTCTCATTAATAATGACATTGGTAATTGGTTTTTCTTTTTATAAGTTACCCAGGAGAAAAGGATATGTCTCATTGATGATTGGTCTTGGACTAATCTCTTCTTCGATAATGCTCTCAATATTACTACTAGATTTTTCAGCATTAACCTAA
- a CDS encoding TIGR03894 family protein: MAVDRELLKEVTQELWNTVKKLRPEIDRQTRLQLVLKALLTIGDLPDQMQAAMVVGVCAEMDKSDIENVENNSQTKETNNTSLVDTSTRRKVVRRSSAK; encoded by the coding sequence TTGGCTGTAGATCGAGAACTTTTAAAAGAAGTTACCCAAGAACTTTGGAATACTGTAAAAAAATTAAGACCAGAAATTGATAGGCAAACTCGCCTTCAATTAGTTTTAAAGGCCTTATTGACTATCGGAGATTTGCCGGATCAAATGCAAGCTGCAATGGTAGTGGGTGTTTGCGCAGAAATGGATAAGAGTGATATTGAAAATGTTGAAAATAATTCTCAAACAAAAGAAACTAATAATACAAGCTTAGTTGACACTTCCACAAGAAGAAAAGTAGTTAGGAGAAGTTCAGCTAAATAA
- a CDS encoding NAD(P)/FAD-dependent oxidoreductase, whose protein sequence is MSEFDVIIVGSGIGGLCCGSILALSGKKVLICEAHYKPGGVAHSFSKKGYTFESGPSLWSGIGKWPTTNPLGQILKLLDEEVELFQYKSWQVIVPEGNFNLDVGEEPFKQIIKALRGEKSLKEWELFISEIKPLSQIINEIPLLSFSPDSKNLLELINLTLKFLPNVKQIPKINKAFGNLVDNHLEDPFLRNWVDLLSFLISGMSMHHTNTAAMATLFNEWFEPKSYLEYPKGGSESIVKALINGFKKNGGQLILSSKVKSINFNKNLATGINLENGSTYSCESVVVNTDAWNLKKLIPNKISERWKPKALNPNKCDSFLHIHLGFDADGLENLPLHAIYVDDWERGITAERNIAVFSIPSVLDKNMAPKGKHVLHGYTPANEPWEIWENLNPNELKYKNLKEERCSILLNAVRKFIPDIDERINLKMLGTPITHKKFTNTYCGSYGPALSAAKGLFPGCKTPVKNLFTCGASTFPGIGIPAVSASGAYAAERIIGKKAFAALLKTINL, encoded by the coding sequence ATGTCAGAATTTGATGTAATAATAGTTGGGAGTGGTATAGGAGGCTTATGTTGTGGTTCAATTTTAGCCTTATCTGGCAAAAAAGTTCTTATCTGCGAGGCCCATTATAAACCTGGAGGAGTTGCTCATAGTTTCAGTAAAAAAGGGTACACTTTTGAGTCTGGTCCTTCTTTATGGAGTGGTATAGGTAAATGGCCAACAACTAATCCTCTAGGACAAATTCTTAAATTACTCGATGAAGAAGTTGAACTATTTCAGTACAAAAGTTGGCAAGTAATAGTTCCCGAAGGCAATTTTAATCTTGATGTTGGGGAAGAACCTTTTAAGCAAATAATAAAAGCTTTGAGAGGGGAGAAATCTTTAAAAGAATGGGAATTATTTATTTCAGAAATAAAACCCCTTAGCCAAATAATAAATGAGATACCACTACTATCATTTTCGCCCGACTCAAAAAATTTGTTAGAGCTAATAAATTTAACCTTAAAATTTTTACCTAATGTCAAGCAAATACCAAAAATTAATAAGGCCTTTGGGAATCTAGTAGATAATCACTTAGAAGATCCTTTTCTAAGAAATTGGGTTGACTTATTAAGCTTTTTGATAAGTGGAATGTCAATGCATCATACCAATACAGCTGCGATGGCTACTTTATTTAATGAATGGTTTGAACCAAAATCCTACCTTGAATATCCCAAAGGAGGCAGTGAATCTATTGTAAAAGCATTAATTAATGGATTCAAAAAAAATGGGGGACAATTAATACTCTCATCAAAAGTTAAAAGTATAAACTTCAATAAAAATTTAGCCACGGGTATAAACCTTGAAAATGGTTCCACTTATAGTTGTGAATCTGTTGTAGTAAATACTGATGCTTGGAATTTAAAAAAATTAATTCCAAATAAAATCTCAGAAAGATGGAAACCAAAAGCATTGAATCCTAATAAATGTGATTCTTTCCTTCATATCCATTTAGGCTTTGATGCTGATGGTCTTGAAAATTTGCCACTACATGCAATTTATGTTGATGATTGGGAGAGAGGTATTACCGCAGAAAGAAATATAGCTGTGTTTTCAATCCCATCTGTTTTAGATAAAAACATGGCTCCAAAAGGAAAGCATGTTCTTCATGGATATACTCCTGCAAATGAGCCATGGGAAATTTGGGAAAACCTAAATCCAAATGAACTAAAATATAAAAATCTGAAAGAAGAAAGATGTTCAATATTGCTAAATGCAGTGCGAAAATTTATCCCTGACATAGATGAGAGGATAAATTTAAAGATGCTAGGGACCCCAATTACACATAAAAAATTTACTAATACCTATTGCGGCAGTTACGGACCAGCACTTTCCGCTGCAAAAGGCCTTTTCCCAGGATGCAAAACTCCAGTGAAAAATCTATTTACTTGCGGAGCAAGTACATTTCCAGGTATTGGGATTCCAGCTGTCTCAGCAAGCGGCGCTTATGCGGCTGAAAGAATTATTGGCAAAAAAGCATTTGCAGCTCTCCTTAAAACAATAAATTTATAA
- a CDS encoding Nif11-like leader peptide family natural product precursor: MSFSEIRKFLIKMQSDEDLKKQVTSSSTADDIALIGQRLGYDFSGDDLLRFNGQKVDKVIVRKVDHPGEYH, from the coding sequence ATGAGTTTTTCTGAAATAAGAAAATTTTTAATTAAGATGCAATCTGATGAAGACTTAAAAAAGCAGGTTACATCATCCTCTACAGCGGATGATATAGCACTAATAGGTCAACGCTTAGGATATGATTTTTCAGGAGATGATCTCTTAAGATTTAATGGACAAAAAGTTGATAAAGTCATCGTAAGGAAAGTAGATCATCCAGGGGAATACCACTAA
- a CDS encoding TatA/E family twin arginine-targeting protein translocase, which translates to MNIFGVGLPEVTVILILALLIFGPKKLPELGKQLGKTLKSLKKASNEFQNEIDQVMNEEYKEESTKSLKSNQKNEIYQEKLDSENKNLSKKESGNN; encoded by the coding sequence ATGAATATTTTTGGTGTAGGTTTGCCTGAAGTTACTGTAATACTTATCTTAGCTCTTTTAATTTTTGGTCCCAAAAAGCTGCCAGAATTAGGAAAACAACTTGGCAAAACTTTGAAAAGTCTTAAAAAAGCATCGAATGAATTTCAAAATGAAATCGATCAAGTTATGAACGAAGAATACAAAGAGGAATCGACTAAATCTTTAAAAAGCAATCAAAAAAATGAAATATACCAAGAAAAACTAGATTCAGAAAATAAAAATCTTTCAAAAAAAGAAAGCGGCAACAACTGA
- a CDS encoding peroxiredoxin produces MQIGDKIPEFSLLDQNGIKRSNKGLKNPLVLFFYPKDDTPGCTIEVCGFRDKYDLFKVLGAQVWGVSNGSTSSHLAFANKNKLQYPLLCDTNDSLRKTFKVPKVLGFMDGRVTYVIDRKGTVRHIFRDLLNGPEHIKEAIRVLKEIQNQ; encoded by the coding sequence GTGCAGATCGGAGATAAGATTCCAGAATTTTCTTTACTGGATCAAAATGGAATTAAAAGATCAAATAAGGGATTAAAAAATCCTCTAGTTTTATTTTTTTATCCAAAAGATGATACGCCAGGTTGCACCATAGAAGTTTGCGGATTTAGAGATAAGTATGACTTATTTAAAGTTTTGGGCGCGCAAGTTTGGGGAGTAAGTAATGGAAGCACCTCAAGTCATTTGGCATTTGCCAATAAAAATAAGTTACAGTATCCACTACTTTGCGATACGAATGACTCTCTTAGGAAAACTTTTAAAGTTCCTAAAGTATTAGGTTTTATGGATGGCAGAGTAACTTACGTTATCGATAGAAAAGGGACAGTAAGGCACATTTTTAGAGATTTATTGAATGGTCCTGAGCACATCAAAGAGGCGATTAGAGTACTTAAGGAAATTCAAAATCAATAA
- a CDS encoding DUF4090 family protein: protein MKKMGMEAVDLAIQNGVDLDGTPIPPKMLDLYNRIMDEENKRQRSGVKKSMRNRCVKTGSKHFDKETLNQLLIDSGWEGLKEKEILFFYN from the coding sequence ATGAAGAAAATGGGAATGGAAGCTGTTGATCTTGCTATTCAAAATGGAGTTGATCTTGACGGTACTCCGATCCCTCCAAAAATGCTAGATCTATATAACAGAATAATGGATGAGGAGAATAAAAGACAAAGGAGTGGTGTTAAAAAATCAATGAGAAATAGATGCGTCAAAACTGGTTCTAAGCATTTTGATAAAGAAACATTGAATCAATTATTAATTGACTCAGGATGGGAAGGTCTCAAAGAAAAGGAAATTTTATTTTTTTATAACTAA
- the arfB gene encoding alternative ribosome rescue aminoacyl-tRNA hydrolase ArfB has protein sequence MDLKITKTLVIPSKEIKWRFSRSSGPGGQNVNKIESRVEIIFNLEDSKVLNDYQKAILKINLKNKLVKNILCLAVQEHRNQLLNRQLALMKFSSIIKDGLNKPFKFRKSTKPTKVSQKKRIDFKKKRGELKKSRRKEKIYQV, from the coding sequence ATGGATTTAAAAATTACTAAAACATTAGTAATACCATCCAAGGAAATTAAGTGGCGATTTTCCAGATCTTCAGGTCCTGGAGGGCAGAATGTAAATAAAATTGAAAGCAGAGTAGAGATTATTTTTAATTTAGAAGATTCAAAAGTACTAAATGATTATCAGAAAGCAATTCTCAAGATTAATTTGAAAAATAAATTAGTGAAAAATATTTTATGTTTAGCGGTTCAAGAACATAGAAACCAATTGTTAAATAGGCAGTTAGCCTTAATGAAATTTAGTTCAATCATAAAAGATGGCTTAAATAAACCATTTAAATTTAGAAAATCTACAAAACCTACTAAAGTATCGCAAAAGAAAAGAATTGATTTTAAGAAAAAACGTGGCGAATTGAAAAAAAGTAGGCGAAAAGAAAAAATATATCAAGTATGA
- a CDS encoding DUF1651 domain-containing protein, translating into MNSNNDFWLIDSNFVGVMRFYKDKEPSEKSIAYMFIEEGIIMGIHGENPPLMKTRKKIVIEEARLLWQKLLNQGWQKTNKKW; encoded by the coding sequence TTGAATTCGAATAATGATTTTTGGTTAATTGACTCCAATTTTGTAGGGGTGATGCGTTTTTATAAAGATAAAGAGCCTTCTGAGAAATCTATTGCTTATATGTTTATTGAAGAAGGAATTATTATGGGAATTCATGGAGAAAATCCTCCATTAATGAAAACTAGAAAAAAAATTGTTATTGAAGAAGCAAGATTATTATGGCAAAAATTGTTAAATCAAGGTTGGCAAAAAACTAATAAAAAATGGTGA
- a CDS encoding CPBP family intramembrane glutamic endopeptidase yields the protein MKNVMILIRSFFLLRPRFLSTIFFIPILYGIGWALSQPLLLFNFEKQNLSLIGTIITFLLFILLLPYWFYIKRNKSSAWIILGITKDKFLKNFVNFSQGILFALLLIILILVPLLQKNYISWIGEFSPIILLNSIVLGLGVGFAEEIIFRGWLLEELIFEYGTKISIALQAIIFSFVHNLSNEIFWDIAGLRLGFILLGIFLSLVKIRDKGSLWNCIGIHGGLVGIWFLLNNGLIEFKENTPSFLAGPFTQNVPNPIGSFSAILILLLLCIFYTVKSKKIFTRRFN from the coding sequence ATGAAAAATGTAATGATACTAATTAGAAGTTTTTTTCTTTTAAGACCAAGATTTTTATCCACTATATTTTTTATTCCTATTCTTTATGGCATTGGCTGGGCTTTATCTCAGCCACTTTTATTGTTTAATTTTGAAAAACAAAATTTATCCTTAATTGGTACTATTATTACTTTCTTACTTTTTATCCTTTTACTTCCATATTGGTTTTATATCAAACGAAACAAATCAAGTGCTTGGATAATTCTTGGGATAACAAAAGACAAATTCTTAAAAAACTTTGTCAATTTTTCTCAAGGTATTCTATTTGCTTTACTTTTAATAATTCTAATTCTGGTACCACTATTGCAAAAAAATTATATTTCTTGGATAGGTGAATTCTCGCCAATAATATTGTTAAATTCTATTGTACTGGGATTAGGTGTTGGATTCGCAGAGGAAATAATTTTTAGAGGCTGGTTACTAGAAGAATTAATATTTGAATATGGTACAAAAATATCAATAGCTTTGCAAGCTATAATTTTTAGCTTCGTTCATAATTTATCAAATGAGATCTTTTGGGACATAGCAGGATTACGTTTGGGATTTATTTTACTTGGGATATTTCTATCATTAGTAAAAATTAGAGATAAAGGTTCTTTATGGAATTGCATAGGAATTCATGGAGGACTTGTGGGCATTTGGTTTTTATTAAATAACGGATTAATAGAATTCAAAGAAAATACACCTTCTTTTTTAGCAGGGCCTTTTACACAAAATGTTCCGAACCCAATCGGAAGCTTTAGTGCAATTTTAATATTACTTTTGTTATGTATTTTTTATACAGTAAAATCAAAAAAGATTTTTACTAGACGTTTTAATTAG